In Providencia zhijiangensis, a single window of DNA contains:
- the lipB gene encoding lipoyl(octanoyl) transferase LipB: MHQFTESRTPDTCDEIWLVQHPSVFTQGQAGKAEHLLAPGNIPVIQSDRGGQVTYHGPGQQVMYVMIDLKRSHIGVRELVSALENCVVNTLAHFNISAYPRPDAPGVYVNGDKICSLGLRIRKGCSFHGLALNVDMDLEPFNRINPCGYSELKMTQVRALSPNITLNDVQPVLISQFCDTLGFHIVQ, from the coding sequence ATGCACCAATTTACTGAATCCCGCACCCCTGATACCTGCGACGAAATTTGGCTGGTTCAGCACCCTTCTGTATTTACCCAAGGGCAAGCTGGCAAAGCCGAACACCTTCTCGCGCCAGGCAATATCCCCGTGATCCAAAGTGATCGCGGTGGACAAGTGACTTACCATGGTCCCGGTCAGCAAGTCATGTATGTGATGATAGATCTAAAACGTAGCCACATTGGTGTCCGTGAGCTTGTTAGCGCCCTAGAAAATTGCGTGGTCAATACCCTCGCCCATTTTAATATTAGTGCGTATCCGCGCCCTGATGCACCCGGCGTTTATGTCAACGGAGACAAAATTTGCTCCCTTGGCTTACGTATTCGAAAAGGTTGTTCATTCCATGGATTGGCGCTGAATGTGGATATGGATCTCGAGCCTTTTAATCGCATTAACCCTTGTGGTTATAGTGAATTGAAAATGACACAAGTGAGAGCACTGTCGCCAAACATTACATTAAACGATGTTCAGCCAGTGCTTATTAGTCAGTTCTGTGACACACTTGGATTTCATATTGTTCAATAA
- the ybeD gene encoding DUF493 family protein YbeD, which translates to MKTKLGELLEFPCPLTYKVMGLAQPELVDQVIEVVQRHAPGDYAPDVKPSSKGNYHSVSITINATHIEQVETLYTELGALELVKVVL; encoded by the coding sequence ATGAAAACGAAATTAGGTGAACTGCTTGAGTTCCCATGTCCATTGACCTACAAAGTGATGGGCCTAGCGCAGCCAGAATTAGTTGACCAAGTCATTGAAGTGGTTCAACGCCATGCTCCAGGTGATTATGCACCAGACGTTAAACCGAGCAGCAAAGGCAACTACCATTCTGTCTCTATTACGATTAACGCGACTCATATTGAGCAAGTTGAAACGCTCTACACTGAGTTAGGCGCATTAGAGTTAGTGAAAGTTGTGCTGTAA
- the dacA gene encoding D-alanyl-D-alanine carboxypeptidase DacA has protein sequence MKNVSSSRNVFLPQIVRQTALASALIVSTVTFANANEAFPNTSVPAAPAIDAEAYILIDYNSGKVLAESNADQRRDPASLTKMMTSYVIGQAIKSGKIGANDMVTVGDDAWATGNPIFKGSSLMFLKPGDRVSVSQLTRGINLQSGNDACVAMADYVAGDQANFVNLMNTYVNKLGLQNTHFQTVHGLDAAGQYSSARDMALIGQALIRDVPEEYEIYKEKEFTFNNIRQTNRNGLLWDKSLAVDGIKTGHTDAAGYNLVASAKDGDMRLISVVMGGKSSKGRDAESKKLLTYGFRFYETVKPLQAGVEFATAPVWFGDDSEIKLGVVEDLYLTIPRGRLKDLKASYELTTTEIEAPLKKGQQVGTISFQLDGKTIEQRPLAVLKDVEEGGFFSRLIDYIKLLFHRWFG, from the coding sequence ATGAAAAATGTCTCCTCATCACGCAATGTCTTTCTGCCACAAATCGTGCGTCAGACTGCGCTGGCTTCTGCACTGATCGTTTCTACTGTCACTTTTGCAAATGCGAATGAAGCGTTTCCAAATACTTCAGTTCCTGCGGCTCCAGCTATCGATGCTGAAGCGTATATCTTGATTGATTACAATTCAGGTAAAGTGCTTGCCGAAAGTAATGCAGATCAGCGCCGCGACCCTGCTAGCTTGACCAAAATGATGACGAGCTATGTCATCGGCCAAGCCATTAAATCAGGTAAAATTGGCGCGAATGACATGGTCACCGTGGGTGATGATGCATGGGCGACAGGCAACCCAATTTTCAAAGGCTCTTCATTAATGTTCTTAAAGCCTGGGGATCGCGTGAGTGTCTCTCAGCTAACCCGTGGTATTAACTTACAATCCGGTAATGATGCCTGTGTTGCTATGGCTGACTATGTCGCGGGGGACCAAGCTAACTTTGTTAACTTGATGAACACCTACGTGAATAAACTGGGCCTGCAAAATACGCACTTCCAAACCGTTCATGGCCTCGATGCAGCGGGTCAATACAGCTCTGCTCGTGATATGGCGTTGATTGGCCAAGCGCTGATCCGTGATGTGCCGGAAGAGTACGAAATTTATAAAGAAAAAGAATTCACGTTTAACAATATCCGTCAAACTAACCGTAATGGTCTGTTATGGGATAAGAGCCTTGCGGTTGATGGGATCAAAACAGGTCACACTGATGCAGCAGGTTATAACTTAGTTGCCTCCGCAAAAGATGGCGATATGCGTCTGATTTCAGTCGTTATGGGTGGAAAGAGCAGCAAAGGTCGTGATGCAGAAAGCAAAAAATTACTGACTTACGGCTTCCGCTTCTATGAAACAGTGAAACCACTGCAAGCTGGCGTCGAATTTGCCACTGCCCCAGTTTGGTTTGGCGATGACAGCGAAATTAAACTAGGTGTGGTTGAAGACCTGTACCTCACGATCCCTCGCGGTCGTTTAAAAGACTTAAAAGCAAGCTACGAATTAACCACCACTGAAATCGAAGCGCCACTGAAAAAAGGCCAGCAAGTGGGAACGATTAGCTTCCAATTAGACGGTAAAACCATCGAACAGCGTCCTTTAGCGGTATTAAAAGATGTTGAAGAAGGCGGTTTCTTCAGCCGTTTAATCGACTACATCAAACTATTATTCCATCGTTGGTTTGGTTAA
- the rlpA gene encoding endolytic peptidoglycan transglycosylase RlpA: MRLQWIMLAMATTLLSGCINEDVKQQPTVPTNVPTQDVLGAEPHYEPYHPTANNDYQRNGKQYQIVREPAQFSQVGYASIYGQEASGQLTAIGERANPVELTAAHPTLPIPSYARITNMMNGRMMVVRINDRGPYTPGKSIAVSRAVADRLNLMTTTKIKIDAIQVAPDGSLSGPGTVGSNFVKQSYALPDRPQLGSGPLGTPVMQESPAPSNALPVKQPAEPMQPTMPDMNIKQPEPQVAPKATETESVPERGFLVQAGAISSKANAQSMLDNLKNQFNVPGRLQPYNGIYRVQLGPFATRQQAVEIQSRLQSERNQQSMVVAP; encoded by the coding sequence ATGCGTTTACAATGGATTATGCTCGCCATGGCAACCACATTACTCAGTGGGTGTATTAACGAAGACGTTAAGCAGCAGCCAACAGTACCCACCAATGTCCCTACACAAGATGTGTTGGGTGCTGAGCCACATTATGAGCCTTATCACCCAACGGCAAATAATGATTACCAGCGTAATGGCAAGCAATACCAAATTGTCCGTGAACCCGCGCAATTTTCCCAAGTGGGCTATGCGTCAATTTATGGTCAAGAAGCTTCCGGTCAATTGACTGCCATTGGTGAACGCGCTAACCCAGTAGAGTTAACTGCCGCTCACCCTACACTACCAATCCCAAGTTATGCTCGTATTACCAACATGATGAACGGACGTATGATGGTAGTTCGCATTAATGATCGTGGTCCTTATACTCCCGGTAAAAGTATTGCCGTATCCCGTGCAGTCGCCGATCGTTTAAATCTGATGACGACCACAAAAATTAAGATTGATGCCATCCAAGTTGCTCCAGATGGAAGCTTATCTGGGCCTGGAACTGTAGGTTCAAACTTTGTTAAACAAAGTTATGCCCTGCCTGATCGCCCTCAATTAGGTTCAGGCCCATTAGGCACGCCGGTGATGCAAGAATCCCCAGCGCCAAGCAACGCATTACCTGTAAAACAGCCTGCGGAACCTATGCAACCAACGATGCCGGATATGAACATCAAGCAACCAGAACCTCAAGTTGCACCGAAAGCCACTGAGACAGAATCCGTGCCTGAACGTGGTTTCTTAGTTCAAGCTGGTGCTATCAGTAGCAAAGCCAATGCACAAAGTATGTTGGATAACTTAAAAAATCAGTTTAACGTACCGGGTCGTCTACAGCCTTACAATGGCATCTACCGTGTTCAATTAGGGCCTTTTGCAACGAGACAACAAGCCGTAGAGATACAATCTCGTTTGCAGTCTGAGCGCAATCAACAATCCATGGTTGTTGCCCCTTAA
- the mrdB gene encoding peptidoglycan glycosyltransferase MrdB (rod shape-determining protein RodA), which translates to MTDDKRKLSLSTRLHIDVPMLLIIIALLAYSAFIMWSASGLDPDMMERKLGQIFSGFVVMIVMAQIPPRMYESLAPHLFIFCVILLVFVDVFGQISKGAQRWLDLGFVRFQPSEIAKIAVPLMVARFMNRDSCPPTFKNTCIALVFIFVPTLLVAAQPDLGTSILVAASGLFVLFLAGMSWRLIAVAAVAVAAFIPMLWFFLMHDYQRARVMMLLDPESDPLGKGYHIIQSKIAIGSGGLLGKGWLEGTQSQLEFLPERHTDFIFAVLAEELGLIGVLILLGLYILLIIRGLYIAANAQNTFGRVMIGGLILILFVYVFVNIGMVSGILPVVGVPLPLVSYGGSALIVLMAGFGIIMSIHTHRKFLSKSL; encoded by the coding sequence ATGACTGACGATAAGAGAAAATTATCACTATCAACACGTCTGCACATTGATGTGCCTATGTTATTAATCATCATCGCCTTACTCGCTTATAGCGCCTTCATCATGTGGAGTGCTAGCGGGTTAGATCCTGATATGATGGAGCGAAAACTAGGGCAAATTTTTTCCGGTTTTGTAGTGATGATCGTAATGGCGCAAATTCCACCTCGCATGTATGAAAGCCTCGCGCCACACCTGTTTATTTTCTGCGTGATTCTATTAGTCTTCGTTGATGTGTTTGGGCAAATCAGTAAAGGGGCTCAGCGCTGGCTAGATTTGGGCTTTGTTCGATTCCAACCGTCAGAGATTGCGAAAATCGCAGTGCCGCTCATGGTGGCTCGCTTTATGAACCGCGACTCATGCCCGCCGACCTTTAAAAATACCTGTATTGCCCTCGTGTTTATTTTTGTCCCAACATTACTGGTAGCGGCTCAACCAGATTTGGGTACCTCGATCCTTGTTGCTGCATCAGGGCTATTTGTCCTATTTTTAGCGGGAATGAGCTGGCGTTTAATTGCCGTTGCTGCCGTCGCCGTTGCCGCCTTTATTCCGATGCTCTGGTTCTTCTTAATGCATGACTATCAGAGAGCGCGAGTCATGATGCTACTTGACCCAGAAAGTGACCCGTTAGGTAAAGGCTATCACATCATCCAATCTAAAATTGCGATTGGTTCTGGCGGTTTACTGGGTAAAGGCTGGTTGGAAGGTACTCAGTCTCAACTAGAATTTTTACCTGAACGTCACACCGACTTTATTTTCGCTGTATTAGCTGAAGAGCTTGGATTGATTGGTGTCTTGATCTTATTGGGTCTTTATATCCTATTGATTATTCGTGGGCTATACATTGCAGCAAATGCGCAAAACACCTTCGGGCGAGTCATGATCGGCGGATTAATCCTAATCCTATTTGTGTATGTGTTTGTTAATATTGGTATGGTGAGTGGTATTCTACCTGTCGTGGGAGTTCCCCTCCCCTTAGTGAGTTATGGGGGCTCAGCCTTAATTGTTTTAATGGCTGGATTCGGTATTATCATGTCTATCCATACCCACAGAAAATTTTTATCTAAGAGTTTATAA
- the mrdA gene encoding peptidoglycan DD-transpeptidase MrdA encodes MKQQRTPFRDHTAESVLFIRRALIAFGVIVILTSILVTNLYHLQVVRHDDYQTRSNDNRIKLVPIAPSRGIIYDRKGTQLALNSTFYQLEIVPEKVDDLQETLDKLRDVVDLTDEDITNFEKERKRSRRFTSIALKTQLNEVQVARFAVNQYRFPGLEVKSYQRRSYPYGSALTHVIGYVAKINDKDVERLDKEGLLPNYAASHDIGKLGIERYYEDVLHGKTGYEEVEVNSRGRVIRQLHEQPPQAGRDVYLTIDLELQTYIEKILTTSRAAVIVTDPRNGEILALVSTPSYDSNLFVNGISNKDYQDLLNNPNRPLINRATQGLYPPASTVKPFISVAALSEKVITPNTTIYDPGWWQLPGSEKRYRDWKRWGHGKLNVVKSIIESADTFFYQVAYDMGIDRLSEWMTRFGYGEYTGIDLSEERQGIMPTREWKQKRYKKPWYQGDTIPVGIGQGYWTSTPIQMSKALMTLINDGKVKTPHLLYGTKLGDAMVPYEDKETRQIGDIHSGYWELAKTGMYGVANAPNGTGKRSFVGTPYKVAAKSGTAQVFSYETYNASKLAEHLRDHKLMIAYAPYDKPTISVAIILENGGAGPAVGDIVRQIFDHVLLGDNKTQVESTGASAEEDR; translated from the coding sequence ATGAAACAACAACGCACCCCTTTTCGCGACCATACCGCAGAATCAGTTTTGTTTATTCGCCGAGCATTAATTGCTTTCGGCGTCATTGTCATACTTACTTCAATCCTCGTGACCAATTTGTATCATCTACAAGTCGTCCGTCATGACGATTACCAAACACGCTCAAATGATAACCGCATTAAATTGGTGCCGATAGCGCCTAGCCGCGGCATTATTTATGATCGAAAAGGCACTCAGTTAGCCCTCAATAGCACCTTTTATCAGCTAGAAATTGTTCCTGAAAAAGTCGATGACTTACAGGAAACACTCGACAAGCTACGGGATGTTGTTGACCTTACAGACGAAGATATCACCAACTTTGAAAAAGAGCGTAAACGCTCTCGTCGCTTTACCTCTATTGCGCTGAAAACGCAGCTAAATGAAGTTCAAGTTGCCCGCTTTGCCGTTAATCAGTATCGCTTTCCCGGCTTAGAAGTGAAAAGTTACCAGCGTCGCTCATACCCGTATGGTTCCGCATTAACCCACGTTATCGGCTACGTCGCAAAAATTAACGATAAAGACGTCGAACGCCTTGATAAAGAAGGGTTATTACCAAACTACGCTGCCAGCCATGATATCGGTAAATTAGGTATTGAGCGTTACTATGAAGATGTTTTACATGGTAAAACGGGCTACGAAGAAGTTGAAGTCAATAGCCGTGGCCGAGTGATCCGCCAATTACACGAACAGCCACCGCAAGCAGGTCGTGATGTCTATTTAACTATCGATCTCGAATTACAGACTTATATTGAGAAAATCCTCACCACCAGCCGTGCCGCAGTCATCGTCACGGACCCGCGTAATGGTGAGATCCTCGCGTTGGTTTCCACACCAAGTTACGATTCAAACTTGTTTGTGAATGGAATTTCCAACAAAGATTACCAAGACCTGTTAAATAACCCTAACAGGCCGTTGATCAACCGCGCGACTCAGGGCTTATATCCACCCGCATCGACGGTGAAACCCTTTATCTCTGTCGCGGCATTAAGCGAAAAAGTGATTACGCCAAACACCACAATCTACGATCCAGGCTGGTGGCAACTCCCTGGCTCAGAAAAACGCTATCGTGACTGGAAACGCTGGGGACACGGTAAGCTAAATGTGGTCAAATCGATCATTGAATCCGCGGATACCTTCTTCTACCAAGTCGCTTATGACATGGGGATCGATCGTCTATCCGAATGGATGACCCGATTTGGTTACGGTGAATATACAGGCATTGACCTTTCCGAAGAGCGTCAAGGGATCATGCCAACCCGTGAATGGAAACAAAAACGTTATAAAAAGCCATGGTACCAAGGGGACACCATCCCAGTCGGGATTGGTCAAGGTTATTGGACATCAACACCAATCCAAATGTCTAAAGCACTGATGACGTTGATTAATGACGGAAAAGTTAAAACACCTCATTTGCTGTATGGAACCAAACTTGGTGATGCCATGGTGCCTTATGAAGACAAAGAAACTCGACAAATTGGCGATATCCATTCTGGATATTGGGAACTGGCCAAAACGGGTATGTACGGCGTAGCCAATGCACCAAATGGTACCGGTAAGCGTAGTTTCGTCGGGACGCCTTATAAAGTGGCTGCAAAATCAGGAACGGCGCAGGTATTTAGTTATGAAACCTATAATGCCAGCAAATTAGCCGAGCATTTGCGTGACCATAAACTAATGATTGCTTATGCACCTTATGATAAACCCACTATTTCCGTTGCCATTATTTTAGAAAACGGGGGAGCAGGCCCTGCAGTTGGTGATATTGTTCGCCAAATCTTTGACCATGTCCTGTTAGGTGATAACAAAACCCAAGTCGAAAGTACGGGTGCCAGTGCAGAGGAAGATCGTTAA
- the rlmH gene encoding 23S rRNA (pseudouridine(1915)-N(3))-methyltransferase RlmH — MKLQLIAVGTKMPDWVQTGFMDYLHRFPKDMPFELTEIPAGKRGKNADIKRILEKEGELMLAAVGKGNRIVTLDIPGDRWDTPKLAVQLDKWKQDGRNVSLLIGGPEGLAPACKDAAEQSWSLSPLTLPHPLVRVLVAESLYRAWSITTNHPYHRE; from the coding sequence TTGAAATTACAACTCATCGCTGTCGGAACTAAAATGCCGGACTGGGTACAGACCGGCTTTATGGATTACCTTCACCGTTTTCCCAAAGATATGCCTTTCGAATTAACCGAAATCCCCGCAGGAAAACGTGGAAAAAATGCAGACATCAAACGCATTCTCGAAAAAGAAGGTGAATTGATGCTTGCCGCTGTCGGCAAAGGCAATCGTATCGTCACACTGGATATTCCAGGGGATCGTTGGGATACACCCAAATTAGCCGTACAGTTAGACAAGTGGAAACAAGATGGTCGTAATGTCAGTCTGTTAATTGGTGGGCCTGAAGGACTTGCTCCGGCATGTAAAGATGCCGCAGAACAAAGTTGGTCGCTATCACCACTAACACTACCCCATCCGCTAGTTCGCGTCCTTGTTGCCGAAAGTCTTTATCGGGCATGGAGTATTACGACTAATCACCCATATCATCGGGAATAG
- the rsfS gene encoding ribosome silencing factor, translated as MNLLQGTELQQFIIDQLEDAKAEDIISIDVHGKSSVTDQMIICTGTSTRHLMSVADRLIDACRKNGLMPLGVEGQGISDWIVVDLGDAIVHIMQDESRRMYELEKLWS; from the coding sequence GTGAACCTTTTGCAAGGAACTGAACTCCAACAATTTATTATCGATCAACTTGAAGATGCGAAAGCTGAAGATATCATTTCGATCGATGTCCATGGGAAATCAAGTGTTACTGACCAAATGATCATCTGCACAGGGACCTCAACTCGTCACCTGATGTCTGTGGCTGATCGTTTAATTGATGCGTGCCGTAAAAATGGCTTAATGCCTCTCGGTGTTGAAGGTCAAGGCATTTCAGACTGGATTGTTGTCGACCTTGGTGATGCCATCGTCCATATCATGCAAGATGAAAGCCGCCGCATGTACGAACTTGAAAAGCTCTGGAGCTGA